From one Musa acuminata AAA Group cultivar baxijiao chromosome BXJ2-6, Cavendish_Baxijiao_AAA, whole genome shotgun sequence genomic stretch:
- the LOC135615209 gene encoding pentatricopeptide repeat-containing protein At3g29230-like, translating to MRYFSGAAFSSAFLLPLFNVAIRSLSKSPLTSAPFAALRLYLLMTRASLHPGRFTLPFLLNCSAAIPSLPLGSELHSRALRSGLLAVLPVSNALVDMYGKCGSLLLARAAFLDIPLKDVVSFNALLGAHARLGADMPSALRLFDAMPHRNVISWNALIVGYANAGDLSSARAVFDRMPVQNTVSWTVMVVGYCKTGAVVAARELFDRMPEKNLVSSTAMITGYSQCGMPKEAFALFRRLERQRIEPDAATMVGVISALAQLGSVELANWVGSYVDRKKIDRNERVLTALVDMHAKCGNVEKALHAFEEIHFPDAYSYTALINGLASHGHELKALDIFDRMQKEAIKPDPITFVGVLSACSHAGLVDKGLEYWESMFRVYGMDRRADHYACVVDMLGRAGRLKQAYEMIQSMPMGPHPGALGALLAACRTYANIEIAESVAKELFKLEPNNTGNYILLSSIYAERGQWEDAARVRAMIRGRKFNKLPGLSWIDEQQRGRRFQNKVLMHIK from the coding sequence ATGCGCTACTTCTCCGGTGCCGCTTTCTCTTCTGCCTTTCTCCTTCCCCTTTTCAATGTCGCCATCCGCTCCCTCTCCAAGTCTCCACTTACCTCCGCCCCGTTTGCTGCCCTCCGGCTCTACCTCCTCATGACCCGCGCTTCTCTCCACCCCGGCCGCTTCACCCTCCCCTTCCTCCTCAACTGCTCCGCCGCCATCCCCTCCCTCCCCCTTGGCTCTGAGCTCCACTCCCGCGCCCTCCGCTCTGGCCTCCTCGCCGTCCTCCCCGTCTCCAACGCCCTCGTCGACATGTACGGCAAGTGCGGCTCCCTCCTCCTTGCCCGCGCTGCCTTCCTTGATATACCCCTCAAGGACGTCGTCTCCTTCAACGCCCTCCTCGGCGCCCACGCTCGTCTTGGTGCCGACATGCCTTCCGCCCTGCGGTTATTCGACGCCATGCCCCACCGGAACGTCATATCCTGGAACGCCTTGATTGTCGGCTACGCCAATGCCGGCGACCTGTCCTCCGCCAGGGCCGTCTTCGACCGGATGCCGGTCCAAAACACCGTCTCTTGGACCGTCATGGTGGTTGGGTACTGTAAAACTGGCGCTGTCGTTGCCGCCAGAGAACTGTTCGACCGAATGCCCGAAAAGAACCTGGTATCATCGACTGCGATGATCACCGGGTACTCCCAATGTGGAATGCCTAAGGAGGCTTTTGCGCTGTTCCGCCGGTTGGAACGGCAGAGGATTGAGCCAGACGCAGCCACAATGGTCGGTGTCATTTCTGCATTGGCTCAGTTAGGGAGTGTGGAGTTGGCGAACTGGGTTGGGTCGTATGTCGACCGCAAGAAGATCGACAGGAATGAACGTGTTCTCACTGCACTTGTGGATATGCATGCCAAGTGCGGGAATGTCGAGAAAGCCCTTCATGCATTCGAGGAGATACATTTCCCGGACGCATACTCATACACGGCTCTCATCAATGGACTGGCGTCCCATGGACATGAATTGAAGGCGCTTGACATTTTTGACAGGATGCAAAAGGAGGCGATCAAGCCAGATCCGATCACGTTTGTTGGCGTGCTGAGTGCCTGTAGCCATGCAGGGCTTGTTGACAAGGGGCTCGAGTACTGGGAAAGCATGTTTCGTGTCTATGGTATGGATCGGAGGGCCGACCACTATGCTTGTGTCGTAGACATGCTTGGACGGGCAGGGAGGCTTAAACAAGCTTATGAAATGATTCAGAGCATGCCGATGGGGCCTCATCCCGGAGCCCTTGGGGCATTGCTTGCAGCTTGTAGGACTTATGCAAATATTGAGATTGCAGAGAGTGTTGCAAAAGAGCTCTTTAAGCTGGAGCCCAATAATACAGGGAATTATATACTTCTATCCAGTATATATGCTGAGAGAGGACAATGGGAGGATGCTGCAAGAGTTAGAGCAATGATAAGGGGCAGAAAATTCAACAAGCTTCCAGGATTGAGTTGGATTGACGAACAGCAGAGAGGCCGTAGATTTCAGAATAAGGTACTGATGCACATCAAATGA